From the Girardinichthys multiradiatus isolate DD_20200921_A chromosome 22, DD_fGirMul_XY1, whole genome shotgun sequence genome, one window contains:
- the b3galnt2 gene encoding UDP-GalNAc:beta-1,3-N-acetylgalactosaminyltransferase 2 isoform X1, which yields MKGSVHAEASALPAALCCRRAGALVVGTTTLLLLLLHSAGQQHTLGWGWGWPCGICLSSMDEPLPFFEVLVGVLSARHHHDLRQAIRDTWLGYIRDHPHFQHRVAVKFIVGRHGCPIPEEDREDPYSCSLLNFSEPVPGQDTEMEIVTVADPSLLVPSDVSAIALDFKVLHPVVITRLGVFSSGTQPELHSNVTVKLLQLDQEEAVVTARFSSISMGTMANWVWYKPVEQFILPKGFEGTLVWESQDSASLTSVNSSSVELNDGGGVLKISSIAEGILPHRSALGFPGLAGGFTFTIYDEDGLSWLLQGRAARMEKHASSLRREDADLQEESLRHGDMVFVDVVDTYRNVPSKLLQFYKWSVENADFNLLLKTDDDCYINVDSVLMKIDHKSLKRRNLWWGNFRQSWAVDRIGKWQELEYASPAYPAFACGSGYVVSRDLVQWLASNAKKLKAYQGEDVSMGIWMAAVGPQKYQDAGWLCEKECYLDMLSSPQHTAKELHIFWDRKRICGDPCECPRDN from the exons ATGAAGGGCTCCGTCCATGCGGAGGCTAGCGCTCTTCCTGCTGCCCTGTGCTGTCGCCGTGCTGGTGCACTTGTGGTTGGCACAACGAccctcctccttcttcttcttcactcCGCTGGACAGCAGCACACGCTCGG GTGGGGGTggggttggccatgtggtatttgtttgagCAGTATGG ATGAACCCTTGCCTTTCTTTGAAGTTTTGGTGGGAGTGCTGTCAGCAAGGCACCATCATGACCTCCGACAAGCGATAAGAGACACGTGGCTGGGATACATTAGAGATCACCCGCACTTCCAGCACAG agTGGCGGTGAAGTTTATCGTGGGTCGACATGGGTGTCCCATTCCAGAAGAGGACAGGGAGGATCCTTACTCTTGCTCCCTCCTGAACTTCAGCGAGCCAG TGCCGGGACAGGATACAGAGATGGAGATCGTAACGGTGGCTGACCCCTCGTTGCTCGTCCCATCCGATGTGTCAGCTATCGCTCTGGACTTTAAAGTCCTGCACCCGGTGGTGATAACCAGGCTCGGGGTGTTTTCCAGTGGGACACAACCTGAACTTCACAGCAATGTGACGGTGAAGCTCCTGCAGCTGGACCAGGAG gAGGCTGTAGTCACAGCCCGCTTCAGCTCCATCAGCATGGGGACCATGGCAAACTGGGTTTGGTACAAACCAGTGGAGCAGTTCATCTTGCCCAAG GGTTTTGAGGGGACGCTGGTGTGGGAGAGTCAGGACTCCGCTTCACTGACCTCTGTCAACTCCTCCTCTGTGGAGCTCAATGATGGAGGAGGCGTCCTCAAGATCTCCTCT ATTGCAGAGGGCATATTGCCTCATAGAAGTGCTCTCGGATTTCCAGGTTTGGCTGGAGGCTTCACATTTACGATCTACG ATGAAGACGGATTGTCGTGGCTCCTGCAAGGCCGCGCTGCCAGAATGGAGAAGCATGCCTCCAGTTTGAGGCGGGAGGATGCCGATCTGCAGGAGGAAAGCCTCCGGCATGGAGATATGGTGTTTGTAGACGTGGTGGACACCTACAGGAACGTGCCTTCCAAGTTGCTTCAGTTCTATAAATG GTCCGTGGAAAACGCTGACTTTAATCTGCTGCTGAAGACGGATGATGATTGTTACATCAACGTGGATTCGGTGTTAATGAAAATTGACCACAAGAGTCTGAAGCGCAGAAACCTCTGGTGGGGGAA TTTCAGACAGAGCTGGGCCGTGGATCGAATCGGGAAGTGGCAGGAGCTGGAGTACGCCAGCCCAGCTTACCCGGCGTTCGCCTGCGGATCGGGGTACGTGGTCTCCCGTGACCTGGTCCAGTGGCTTGCCAGTAACGCGAAGAAGCTGAAAGCCTATCAG GGAGAAGATGTAAGCATGGGAATATGGATGGCAGCCGTCGGACCGCAGAAATATCAG GACGCCGGCTGGCTGTGTGAGAAGGAGTGCTACCTGGACATGCTGTCGTCTCCACAGCACACGGCCAAGGAGCTGCACATCTTCTGGGACAGGAAGAGGATCTGCGGAGATCCCTGTGAGTGTCCCCGGGACAACTGA
- the b3galnt2 gene encoding UDP-GalNAc:beta-1,3-N-acetylgalactosaminyltransferase 2 isoform X5, translating to MAKLFLVGVLSARHHHDLRQAIRDTWLGYIRDHPHFQHRVAVKFIVGRHGCPIPEEDREDPYSCSLLNFSEPVPGQDTEMEIVTVADPSLLVPSDVSAIALDFKVLHPVVITRLGVFSSGTQPELHSNVTVKLLQLDQEEAVVTARFSSISMGTMANWVWYKPVEQFILPKGFEGTLVWESQDSASLTSVNSSSVELNDGGGVLKISSIAEGILPHRSALGFPGLAGGFTFTIYDEDGLSWLLQGRAARMEKHASSLRREDADLQEESLRHGDMVFVDVVDTYRNVPSKLLQFYKWSVENADFNLLLKTDDDCYINVDSVLMKIDHKSLKRRNLWWGNFRQSWAVDRIGKWQELEYASPAYPAFACGSGYVVSRDLVQWLASNAKKLKAYQGEDVSMGIWMAAVGPQKYQDAGWLCEKECYLDMLSSPQHTAKELHIFWDRKRICGDPCECPRDN from the exons ATGGCTAAGCTGT TTTTGGTGGGAGTGCTGTCAGCAAGGCACCATCATGACCTCCGACAAGCGATAAGAGACACGTGGCTGGGATACATTAGAGATCACCCGCACTTCCAGCACAG agTGGCGGTGAAGTTTATCGTGGGTCGACATGGGTGTCCCATTCCAGAAGAGGACAGGGAGGATCCTTACTCTTGCTCCCTCCTGAACTTCAGCGAGCCAG TGCCGGGACAGGATACAGAGATGGAGATCGTAACGGTGGCTGACCCCTCGTTGCTCGTCCCATCCGATGTGTCAGCTATCGCTCTGGACTTTAAAGTCCTGCACCCGGTGGTGATAACCAGGCTCGGGGTGTTTTCCAGTGGGACACAACCTGAACTTCACAGCAATGTGACGGTGAAGCTCCTGCAGCTGGACCAGGAG gAGGCTGTAGTCACAGCCCGCTTCAGCTCCATCAGCATGGGGACCATGGCAAACTGGGTTTGGTACAAACCAGTGGAGCAGTTCATCTTGCCCAAG GGTTTTGAGGGGACGCTGGTGTGGGAGAGTCAGGACTCCGCTTCACTGACCTCTGTCAACTCCTCCTCTGTGGAGCTCAATGATGGAGGAGGCGTCCTCAAGATCTCCTCT ATTGCAGAGGGCATATTGCCTCATAGAAGTGCTCTCGGATTTCCAGGTTTGGCTGGAGGCTTCACATTTACGATCTACG ATGAAGACGGATTGTCGTGGCTCCTGCAAGGCCGCGCTGCCAGAATGGAGAAGCATGCCTCCAGTTTGAGGCGGGAGGATGCCGATCTGCAGGAGGAAAGCCTCCGGCATGGAGATATGGTGTTTGTAGACGTGGTGGACACCTACAGGAACGTGCCTTCCAAGTTGCTTCAGTTCTATAAATG GTCCGTGGAAAACGCTGACTTTAATCTGCTGCTGAAGACGGATGATGATTGTTACATCAACGTGGATTCGGTGTTAATGAAAATTGACCACAAGAGTCTGAAGCGCAGAAACCTCTGGTGGGGGAA TTTCAGACAGAGCTGGGCCGTGGATCGAATCGGGAAGTGGCAGGAGCTGGAGTACGCCAGCCCAGCTTACCCGGCGTTCGCCTGCGGATCGGGGTACGTGGTCTCCCGTGACCTGGTCCAGTGGCTTGCCAGTAACGCGAAGAAGCTGAAAGCCTATCAG GGAGAAGATGTAAGCATGGGAATATGGATGGCAGCCGTCGGACCGCAGAAATATCAG GACGCCGGCTGGCTGTGTGAGAAGGAGTGCTACCTGGACATGCTGTCGTCTCCACAGCACACGGCCAAGGAGCTGCACATCTTCTGGGACAGGAAGAGGATCTGCGGAGATCCCTGTGAGTGTCCCCGGGACAACTGA
- the b3galnt2 gene encoding UDP-GalNAc:beta-1,3-N-acetylgalactosaminyltransferase 2 isoform X3, with protein MRRLALFLLPCAVAVLVHLWLAQRPSSFFFFTPLDSSTRSDEPLPFFEVLVGVLSARHHHDLRQAIRDTWLGYIRDHPHFQHRVAVKFIVGRHGCPIPEEDREDPYSCSLLNFSEPVPGQDTEMEIVTVADPSLLVPSDVSAIALDFKVLHPVVITRLGVFSSGTQPELHSNVTVKLLQLDQEEAVVTARFSSISMGTMANWVWYKPVEQFILPKGFEGTLVWESQDSASLTSVNSSSVELNDGGGVLKISSIAEGILPHRSALGFPGLAGGFTFTIYDEDGLSWLLQGRAARMEKHASSLRREDADLQEESLRHGDMVFVDVVDTYRNVPSKLLQFYKWSVENADFNLLLKTDDDCYINVDSVLMKIDHKSLKRRNLWWGNFRQSWAVDRIGKWQELEYASPAYPAFACGSGYVVSRDLVQWLASNAKKLKAYQGEDVSMGIWMAAVGPQKYQDAGWLCEKECYLDMLSSPQHTAKELHIFWDRKRICGDPCECPRDN; from the exons ATGCGGAGGCTAGCGCTCTTCCTGCTGCCCTGTGCTGTCGCCGTGCTGGTGCACTTGTGGTTGGCACAACGAccctcctccttcttcttcttcactcCGCTGGACAGCAGCACACGCTCGG ATGAACCCTTGCCTTTCTTTGAAGTTTTGGTGGGAGTGCTGTCAGCAAGGCACCATCATGACCTCCGACAAGCGATAAGAGACACGTGGCTGGGATACATTAGAGATCACCCGCACTTCCAGCACAG agTGGCGGTGAAGTTTATCGTGGGTCGACATGGGTGTCCCATTCCAGAAGAGGACAGGGAGGATCCTTACTCTTGCTCCCTCCTGAACTTCAGCGAGCCAG TGCCGGGACAGGATACAGAGATGGAGATCGTAACGGTGGCTGACCCCTCGTTGCTCGTCCCATCCGATGTGTCAGCTATCGCTCTGGACTTTAAAGTCCTGCACCCGGTGGTGATAACCAGGCTCGGGGTGTTTTCCAGTGGGACACAACCTGAACTTCACAGCAATGTGACGGTGAAGCTCCTGCAGCTGGACCAGGAG gAGGCTGTAGTCACAGCCCGCTTCAGCTCCATCAGCATGGGGACCATGGCAAACTGGGTTTGGTACAAACCAGTGGAGCAGTTCATCTTGCCCAAG GGTTTTGAGGGGACGCTGGTGTGGGAGAGTCAGGACTCCGCTTCACTGACCTCTGTCAACTCCTCCTCTGTGGAGCTCAATGATGGAGGAGGCGTCCTCAAGATCTCCTCT ATTGCAGAGGGCATATTGCCTCATAGAAGTGCTCTCGGATTTCCAGGTTTGGCTGGAGGCTTCACATTTACGATCTACG ATGAAGACGGATTGTCGTGGCTCCTGCAAGGCCGCGCTGCCAGAATGGAGAAGCATGCCTCCAGTTTGAGGCGGGAGGATGCCGATCTGCAGGAGGAAAGCCTCCGGCATGGAGATATGGTGTTTGTAGACGTGGTGGACACCTACAGGAACGTGCCTTCCAAGTTGCTTCAGTTCTATAAATG GTCCGTGGAAAACGCTGACTTTAATCTGCTGCTGAAGACGGATGATGATTGTTACATCAACGTGGATTCGGTGTTAATGAAAATTGACCACAAGAGTCTGAAGCGCAGAAACCTCTGGTGGGGGAA TTTCAGACAGAGCTGGGCCGTGGATCGAATCGGGAAGTGGCAGGAGCTGGAGTACGCCAGCCCAGCTTACCCGGCGTTCGCCTGCGGATCGGGGTACGTGGTCTCCCGTGACCTGGTCCAGTGGCTTGCCAGTAACGCGAAGAAGCTGAAAGCCTATCAG GGAGAAGATGTAAGCATGGGAATATGGATGGCAGCCGTCGGACCGCAGAAATATCAG GACGCCGGCTGGCTGTGTGAGAAGGAGTGCTACCTGGACATGCTGTCGTCTCCACAGCACACGGCCAAGGAGCTGCACATCTTCTGGGACAGGAAGAGGATCTGCGGAGATCCCTGTGAGTGTCCCCGGGACAACTGA
- the b3galnt2 gene encoding UDP-GalNAc:beta-1,3-N-acetylgalactosaminyltransferase 2 isoform X2, which produces MKGSVHAEASALPAALCCRRAGALVVGTTTLLLLLLHSAGQQHTLGWGWGWPCGICLSSMDEPLPFFEVLVGVLSARHHHDLRQAIRDTWLGYIRDHPHFQHRVAVKFIVGRHGCPIPEEDREDPYSCSLLNFSEPVPGQDTEMEIVTVADPSLLVPSDVSAIALDFKVLHPVVITRLGVFSSGTQPELHSNVTVKLLQLDQEEAVVTARFSSISMGTMANWVWYKPVEQFILPKGFEGTLVWESQDSASLTSVNSSSVELNDGGGVLKISSIAEGILPHRSALGFPGLAGGFTFTIYDEDGLSWLLQGRAARMEKHASSLRREDADLQEESLRHGDMVFVDVVDTYRNVPSKLLQFYKWSVENADFNLLLKTDDDCYINVDSVLMKIDHKSLKRRNLWWGNFRQSWAVDRIGKWQELEYASPAYPAFACGSGYVVSRDLVQWLASNAKKLKAYQDAGWLCEKECYLDMLSSPQHTAKELHIFWDRKRICGDPCECPRDN; this is translated from the exons ATGAAGGGCTCCGTCCATGCGGAGGCTAGCGCTCTTCCTGCTGCCCTGTGCTGTCGCCGTGCTGGTGCACTTGTGGTTGGCACAACGAccctcctccttcttcttcttcactcCGCTGGACAGCAGCACACGCTCGG GTGGGGGTggggttggccatgtggtatttgtttgagCAGTATGG ATGAACCCTTGCCTTTCTTTGAAGTTTTGGTGGGAGTGCTGTCAGCAAGGCACCATCATGACCTCCGACAAGCGATAAGAGACACGTGGCTGGGATACATTAGAGATCACCCGCACTTCCAGCACAG agTGGCGGTGAAGTTTATCGTGGGTCGACATGGGTGTCCCATTCCAGAAGAGGACAGGGAGGATCCTTACTCTTGCTCCCTCCTGAACTTCAGCGAGCCAG TGCCGGGACAGGATACAGAGATGGAGATCGTAACGGTGGCTGACCCCTCGTTGCTCGTCCCATCCGATGTGTCAGCTATCGCTCTGGACTTTAAAGTCCTGCACCCGGTGGTGATAACCAGGCTCGGGGTGTTTTCCAGTGGGACACAACCTGAACTTCACAGCAATGTGACGGTGAAGCTCCTGCAGCTGGACCAGGAG gAGGCTGTAGTCACAGCCCGCTTCAGCTCCATCAGCATGGGGACCATGGCAAACTGGGTTTGGTACAAACCAGTGGAGCAGTTCATCTTGCCCAAG GGTTTTGAGGGGACGCTGGTGTGGGAGAGTCAGGACTCCGCTTCACTGACCTCTGTCAACTCCTCCTCTGTGGAGCTCAATGATGGAGGAGGCGTCCTCAAGATCTCCTCT ATTGCAGAGGGCATATTGCCTCATAGAAGTGCTCTCGGATTTCCAGGTTTGGCTGGAGGCTTCACATTTACGATCTACG ATGAAGACGGATTGTCGTGGCTCCTGCAAGGCCGCGCTGCCAGAATGGAGAAGCATGCCTCCAGTTTGAGGCGGGAGGATGCCGATCTGCAGGAGGAAAGCCTCCGGCATGGAGATATGGTGTTTGTAGACGTGGTGGACACCTACAGGAACGTGCCTTCCAAGTTGCTTCAGTTCTATAAATG GTCCGTGGAAAACGCTGACTTTAATCTGCTGCTGAAGACGGATGATGATTGTTACATCAACGTGGATTCGGTGTTAATGAAAATTGACCACAAGAGTCTGAAGCGCAGAAACCTCTGGTGGGGGAA TTTCAGACAGAGCTGGGCCGTGGATCGAATCGGGAAGTGGCAGGAGCTGGAGTACGCCAGCCCAGCTTACCCGGCGTTCGCCTGCGGATCGGGGTACGTGGTCTCCCGTGACCTGGTCCAGTGGCTTGCCAGTAACGCGAAGAAGCTGAAAGCCTATCAG GACGCCGGCTGGCTGTGTGAGAAGGAGTGCTACCTGGACATGCTGTCGTCTCCACAGCACACGGCCAAGGAGCTGCACATCTTCTGGGACAGGAAGAGGATCTGCGGAGATCCCTGTGAGTGTCCCCGGGACAACTGA
- the b3galnt2 gene encoding UDP-GalNAc:beta-1,3-N-acetylgalactosaminyltransferase 2 isoform X4 — protein sequence MRRLALFLLPCAVAVLVHLWLAQRPSSFFFFTPLDSSTRSVLVGVLSARHHHDLRQAIRDTWLGYIRDHPHFQHRVAVKFIVGRHGCPIPEEDREDPYSCSLLNFSEPVPGQDTEMEIVTVADPSLLVPSDVSAIALDFKVLHPVVITRLGVFSSGTQPELHSNVTVKLLQLDQEEAVVTARFSSISMGTMANWVWYKPVEQFILPKGFEGTLVWESQDSASLTSVNSSSVELNDGGGVLKISSIAEGILPHRSALGFPGLAGGFTFTIYDEDGLSWLLQGRAARMEKHASSLRREDADLQEESLRHGDMVFVDVVDTYRNVPSKLLQFYKWSVENADFNLLLKTDDDCYINVDSVLMKIDHKSLKRRNLWWGNFRQSWAVDRIGKWQELEYASPAYPAFACGSGYVVSRDLVQWLASNAKKLKAYQGEDVSMGIWMAAVGPQKYQDAGWLCEKECYLDMLSSPQHTAKELHIFWDRKRICGDPCECPRDN from the exons ATGCGGAGGCTAGCGCTCTTCCTGCTGCCCTGTGCTGTCGCCGTGCTGGTGCACTTGTGGTTGGCACAACGAccctcctccttcttcttcttcactcCGCTGGACAGCAGCACACGCTCGG TTTTGGTGGGAGTGCTGTCAGCAAGGCACCATCATGACCTCCGACAAGCGATAAGAGACACGTGGCTGGGATACATTAGAGATCACCCGCACTTCCAGCACAG agTGGCGGTGAAGTTTATCGTGGGTCGACATGGGTGTCCCATTCCAGAAGAGGACAGGGAGGATCCTTACTCTTGCTCCCTCCTGAACTTCAGCGAGCCAG TGCCGGGACAGGATACAGAGATGGAGATCGTAACGGTGGCTGACCCCTCGTTGCTCGTCCCATCCGATGTGTCAGCTATCGCTCTGGACTTTAAAGTCCTGCACCCGGTGGTGATAACCAGGCTCGGGGTGTTTTCCAGTGGGACACAACCTGAACTTCACAGCAATGTGACGGTGAAGCTCCTGCAGCTGGACCAGGAG gAGGCTGTAGTCACAGCCCGCTTCAGCTCCATCAGCATGGGGACCATGGCAAACTGGGTTTGGTACAAACCAGTGGAGCAGTTCATCTTGCCCAAG GGTTTTGAGGGGACGCTGGTGTGGGAGAGTCAGGACTCCGCTTCACTGACCTCTGTCAACTCCTCCTCTGTGGAGCTCAATGATGGAGGAGGCGTCCTCAAGATCTCCTCT ATTGCAGAGGGCATATTGCCTCATAGAAGTGCTCTCGGATTTCCAGGTTTGGCTGGAGGCTTCACATTTACGATCTACG ATGAAGACGGATTGTCGTGGCTCCTGCAAGGCCGCGCTGCCAGAATGGAGAAGCATGCCTCCAGTTTGAGGCGGGAGGATGCCGATCTGCAGGAGGAAAGCCTCCGGCATGGAGATATGGTGTTTGTAGACGTGGTGGACACCTACAGGAACGTGCCTTCCAAGTTGCTTCAGTTCTATAAATG GTCCGTGGAAAACGCTGACTTTAATCTGCTGCTGAAGACGGATGATGATTGTTACATCAACGTGGATTCGGTGTTAATGAAAATTGACCACAAGAGTCTGAAGCGCAGAAACCTCTGGTGGGGGAA TTTCAGACAGAGCTGGGCCGTGGATCGAATCGGGAAGTGGCAGGAGCTGGAGTACGCCAGCCCAGCTTACCCGGCGTTCGCCTGCGGATCGGGGTACGTGGTCTCCCGTGACCTGGTCCAGTGGCTTGCCAGTAACGCGAAGAAGCTGAAAGCCTATCAG GGAGAAGATGTAAGCATGGGAATATGGATGGCAGCCGTCGGACCGCAGAAATATCAG GACGCCGGCTGGCTGTGTGAGAAGGAGTGCTACCTGGACATGCTGTCGTCTCCACAGCACACGGCCAAGGAGCTGCACATCTTCTGGGACAGGAAGAGGATCTGCGGAGATCCCTGTGAGTGTCCCCGGGACAACTGA